A part of Acipenser ruthenus chromosome 12, fAciRut3.2 maternal haplotype, whole genome shotgun sequence genomic DNA contains:
- the LOC117416701 gene encoding leptin receptor gene-related protein, producing the protein MAGIKALVGLSFSGAIGLTFLMLACGLEQFGVYWPLFVLVFYVVSPIPHFIAKRIGDDSDAASSACRELAYFFTTGIVVSAFGMPIILARVNVIAWGACGLVLAGNAVIFLTILGFFLVFGRSDDFSWEQW; encoded by the exons ATGGCCGGGATTAAAG CTTTAGTTGGGTTGTCGTTCAGCGGCGCTATTGGCCTCACATTCCTGATGCTGGCATGTGGATTGGAACAGTTTGg TGTGTACTGGCCTCTGTTTGTCTTGGTGTTTTACGTGGTATCGCCCATTCCTCACTTCATTGCGAAGAGGATCGGAGATGACTCGGACGCTGCCAGCAGTGCCTGCCGGGAGCTGGCGTATTTCTTCACAACCGGAATTGTGGTCTCCGCCTTCGGGATGCCAATCATTCTCGCTCGGGTCAATGTG ATTGCGTGGGGAGCGTGTGGACTCGTGCTAGCTGGGAATGCTGTGATTTTCCTCACCATCCTTGGCTTCTTCTTGGTATTCGGCAGAAGCGATGACTTCAGCTGGGAACAATGGTAG